Proteins encoded together in one Musa acuminata AAA Group cultivar baxijiao chromosome BXJ3-6, Cavendish_Baxijiao_AAA, whole genome shotgun sequence window:
- the LOC135641226 gene encoding uncharacterized protein At2g33490-like isoform X1 — MKSSLRRLRGFAFHKDEQKQKREKGLVAHQDELLKASQDIHDIRNCYDSLLSAAAAIENSAYEFSEALKELGTCLLEKTALDDDEESGKLLLMLGKAQLELQKLVNTYRVHVVQTITTPSESLLKDLQTVEEMKRQCDDKRCDLSVAFIFLLMEKKVLLFRDVYMLAAQSGKGRLKNAKGDTFSLQQLQAAKEDYEEEATLFLCRLKSLKQGQSRSILTLAARHNASQLNFFHKGVKSLEVVEPHIKIVAEQQHIDYQLNGLEDNQLEGYEVDHSVENGDDGELSFDYQQHDQHRDVSYFSRNSMEDDVDRCESDSSPFNKDVRAVSLSAPLFSDRNPKSSETTSQMQPLSTERFYTYALPTPVNVKSSTSTGPTNSISASGVENKGVCPTQLWHSSPLQPNFLGNNYRDVELPSPTSLPIKQSVFKESKTVGSPIRMPSACTEGGMSQLITSNTSDSKKIGRQVFSGPLTSKPLPSKPASFTNNSMSSVEHLAGVPAKPTSITTPKLSVPPPVTSPRINELHELPRPPIGCRKHLGSFNLIGHSAPLVPRGQGVNATSKQVPISSCIATPLPEPPGVMVRSFSIPSNGRKSNSTDVKSSDHPNSQRTTADASATRTSMNIG; from the exons ATGAAGTCATCGCTGAGAAGATTGCGAGGGTTCGCCTTCCACAAGGACGAGCAGAAGCAGAAAAGGGAGAAAGGCTTGGTGGCGCACCAGGACGAGCTCCTCAAGGCGTCCCAG GACATCCATGACATTAGAAACTGCTATGACAGCTTGCTTTCTGCCGCTGCTGCTATTGAAAATAGTGCATATG AATTTTCAGAAGCTCTAAAGGAGTTGGGTACTTGCCTGCTCGAAAAAACTGCACTGGATGACGATGAAGAAAGTG GTAAGCTTTTGTTGATGCTTGGAAAGGCACAGCTTGAACTTCAGAAACTCGTTAATACCTAT CGTGTCCATGTTGTTCAGACTATCACAACTCCATCAGAATCTCTTCTCAAGGACCTTCAAACTGTAGAG GAAATGAAACGCCAGTGTGATGATAAAAGGTGTGATCTTAGTGTTGCGTTTAtttttcttctaatggaaaaaaaGGTTCTGTTATTCAG AGACGTATACATGTTGGCAGCACAAAGTGGAAAAGGAAGGTTGAAAAATGCCAAAGGTGACACATTTTCTCTGCAGCAGTTGCAGGCAGCTAAAGAAGATTATGAAGAGGAGGCAACTCTTTTCCTCTGTCGCTTGAAATCATTAAAGCAAGGACAATCCCGGAGTATCTTGACACTAGCTGCTAGGCACAATGCATCACAG TTAAACTTCTTTCATAAAGGAGTTAAATCTCTTGAAGTTGTTGAGCCACATATCAAAATTGTAGCTGAACAGCAGCACATTGACTATCAATTGAATGGACTTGAGGATAATCAATTGGAAGGATATGAGGTCGATCATTCTGTTGAAAATGGAGATGATGGAGAGTTGAGTTTTGATTATCAACAGCATGACCAACATCGTGATGTTAGTTACTTTTCTAGAAATTCAATGGAG GATGATGTAGATAGATGTGAATCAGATTCCTCTCCTTTCAACAAGGATGTTAGGGCTGTCAGTCTGTCAGCACCTCTTTTTTCTGATAGGAACCCTAAATCATCTGAAACGACTAGTCAGATGCAGCCTTTATCAACAGAGAGGTTTTACACGTATGCTCTTCCTACTCCTGTTAATGTTAAGAGCTCGACCTCAACAGGTCCAACTAATTCGATTTCTGCTTCTGGGGTCGAAAACAAGGGTGTTTGTCCAACACAATTATGGCATTCATCTCCATTGCAACCAAATTTTCTTGGCAACAATTACAGAGATGTTGAGCTGCCAAGCCCCACCAGTTTACCTATAAAGCAGTCAGTATTTAAAGAGAGCAAAACTGTTGGTAGCCCCATCAGAATGCCTTCTGCATGTACCGAAGGGGGGATGTCTCAGTTGATTACATCAAATACATCTGATTCAAAGAAGATTGGCAGACAAGTTTTTTCTGGTCCGTTGACAAGTAAACCATTACCAAGCAAACCAGCTTCTTTTACAAACAATTCCATGTCATCAGTGGAACATCTGGCGGGAGTCCCAGCAAAACCAACAAGCATTACCACACCTAAGCTATCTGTACCTCCTCCTGTAACATCGCCCAGAATAAATGAGCTTCATGAGCTTCCAAGGCCTCCAATAGGTTGTCGAAAACATTTAGGATCTTTCAATTTAATTGGCCATTCAGCCCCTCTGGTGCCTAGAGGTCAAGGGGTAAATGCAACAAGCAAACAAGTACCAATTTCATCATGCATAGCCACACCACTTCCAGAACCTCCTGGTGTTATGGTTCGCAGCTTTTCTATACCATCTAATGGTCGAAAATCAAATTCAACAGATGTTAAGTCATCGGATCATCCTAATAGTCAAAGGACAACTGCAGATGCTTCAGCAACTCGTACATCGATGAATATTGGGTAG
- the LOC103971102 gene encoding uncharacterized protein LOC103971102 has product MASRRHAQYTPLALDDMDEDHGMLKEEDLRFAYNPKALDRVPWKSITLALFLLALGSALIIMSFFIFTGHMEGERSQAYGLLTLGILAFLPGFYETRIAYYSWRGAPGYRFSSIPN; this is encoded by the exons ATGGCATCAAGGCGCCATGCTCAATACACTCCACTTGCATTGGATGACATGGATGAAGATCATGGAATGTTGAAGGAAGAAGATCTTCGTTTTGCCTACAATCCTAAGGCCCTTGACAGAGTTCCATGGAAATCAATTACCCTTGCTCTTTTTCTTCTTGCTCTTGGGTCAGCTCTTATTATTATGTCATTCTTCATCTTTACAGGCCATATGGAGGGTGAGCGATCCCAAGCATATGGCCTCTTGACTCTTGGTATACTTGCATTTCTTCCTG GTTTCTATGAGACCCGGATTGCATACTACTCCTGGAGAGGTGCTCCTGGCTATAGGTTCTCTTCGATTCCTAACTAA
- the LOC135641226 gene encoding uncharacterized protein At2g33490-like isoform X2, which produces MKSSLRRLRGFAFHKDEQKQKREKGLVAHQDELLKASQDIHDIRNCYDSLLSAAAAIENSAYEFSEALKELGTCLLEKTALDDDEESGKLLLMLGKAQLELQKLVNTYRVHVVQTITTPSESLLKDLQTVEEMKRQCDDKRDVYMLAAQSGKGRLKNAKGDTFSLQQLQAAKEDYEEEATLFLCRLKSLKQGQSRSILTLAARHNASQLNFFHKGVKSLEVVEPHIKIVAEQQHIDYQLNGLEDNQLEGYEVDHSVENGDDGELSFDYQQHDQHRDVSYFSRNSMEDDVDRCESDSSPFNKDVRAVSLSAPLFSDRNPKSSETTSQMQPLSTERFYTYALPTPVNVKSSTSTGPTNSISASGVENKGVCPTQLWHSSPLQPNFLGNNYRDVELPSPTSLPIKQSVFKESKTVGSPIRMPSACTEGGMSQLITSNTSDSKKIGRQVFSGPLTSKPLPSKPASFTNNSMSSVEHLAGVPAKPTSITTPKLSVPPPVTSPRINELHELPRPPIGCRKHLGSFNLIGHSAPLVPRGQGVNATSKQVPISSCIATPLPEPPGVMVRSFSIPSNGRKSNSTDVKSSDHPNSQRTTADASATRTSMNIG; this is translated from the exons ATGAAGTCATCGCTGAGAAGATTGCGAGGGTTCGCCTTCCACAAGGACGAGCAGAAGCAGAAAAGGGAGAAAGGCTTGGTGGCGCACCAGGACGAGCTCCTCAAGGCGTCCCAG GACATCCATGACATTAGAAACTGCTATGACAGCTTGCTTTCTGCCGCTGCTGCTATTGAAAATAGTGCATATG AATTTTCAGAAGCTCTAAAGGAGTTGGGTACTTGCCTGCTCGAAAAAACTGCACTGGATGACGATGAAGAAAGTG GTAAGCTTTTGTTGATGCTTGGAAAGGCACAGCTTGAACTTCAGAAACTCGTTAATACCTAT CGTGTCCATGTTGTTCAGACTATCACAACTCCATCAGAATCTCTTCTCAAGGACCTTCAAACTGTAGAG GAAATGAAACGCCAGTGTGATGATAAAAG AGACGTATACATGTTGGCAGCACAAAGTGGAAAAGGAAGGTTGAAAAATGCCAAAGGTGACACATTTTCTCTGCAGCAGTTGCAGGCAGCTAAAGAAGATTATGAAGAGGAGGCAACTCTTTTCCTCTGTCGCTTGAAATCATTAAAGCAAGGACAATCCCGGAGTATCTTGACACTAGCTGCTAGGCACAATGCATCACAG TTAAACTTCTTTCATAAAGGAGTTAAATCTCTTGAAGTTGTTGAGCCACATATCAAAATTGTAGCTGAACAGCAGCACATTGACTATCAATTGAATGGACTTGAGGATAATCAATTGGAAGGATATGAGGTCGATCATTCTGTTGAAAATGGAGATGATGGAGAGTTGAGTTTTGATTATCAACAGCATGACCAACATCGTGATGTTAGTTACTTTTCTAGAAATTCAATGGAG GATGATGTAGATAGATGTGAATCAGATTCCTCTCCTTTCAACAAGGATGTTAGGGCTGTCAGTCTGTCAGCACCTCTTTTTTCTGATAGGAACCCTAAATCATCTGAAACGACTAGTCAGATGCAGCCTTTATCAACAGAGAGGTTTTACACGTATGCTCTTCCTACTCCTGTTAATGTTAAGAGCTCGACCTCAACAGGTCCAACTAATTCGATTTCTGCTTCTGGGGTCGAAAACAAGGGTGTTTGTCCAACACAATTATGGCATTCATCTCCATTGCAACCAAATTTTCTTGGCAACAATTACAGAGATGTTGAGCTGCCAAGCCCCACCAGTTTACCTATAAAGCAGTCAGTATTTAAAGAGAGCAAAACTGTTGGTAGCCCCATCAGAATGCCTTCTGCATGTACCGAAGGGGGGATGTCTCAGTTGATTACATCAAATACATCTGATTCAAAGAAGATTGGCAGACAAGTTTTTTCTGGTCCGTTGACAAGTAAACCATTACCAAGCAAACCAGCTTCTTTTACAAACAATTCCATGTCATCAGTGGAACATCTGGCGGGAGTCCCAGCAAAACCAACAAGCATTACCACACCTAAGCTATCTGTACCTCCTCCTGTAACATCGCCCAGAATAAATGAGCTTCATGAGCTTCCAAGGCCTCCAATAGGTTGTCGAAAACATTTAGGATCTTTCAATTTAATTGGCCATTCAGCCCCTCTGGTGCCTAGAGGTCAAGGGGTAAATGCAACAAGCAAACAAGTACCAATTTCATCATGCATAGCCACACCACTTCCAGAACCTCCTGGTGTTATGGTTCGCAGCTTTTCTATACCATCTAATGGTCGAAAATCAAATTCAACAGATGTTAAGTCATCGGATCATCCTAATAGTCAAAGGACAACTGCAGATGCTTCAGCAACTCGTACATCGATGAATATTGGGTAG